From Roseburia hominis, the proteins below share one genomic window:
- the atpD gene encoding F0F1 ATP synthase subunit beta, which yields MANKNIGKITQVIGAVLDLKFVEGNLPEINEAVEIIRKDGGRLVVEVAQHLGDDTVRCIAMGPTDGLVRGMDAVATGAPISVPVGEATLGRIFNVLGEPIDEKPAPTGVEYAPIHRKAPSFEEQATETEMLETGIKVVDLLCPYQKGGKIGLFGGAGVGKTVLIQELITNIATEHGGYSVFTGVGERTREGNDLYYEMTESGVIKKTAMVFGQMNEPPGARMRVGLAGLTLAEYFRDKGGKDVLLFIDNIFRFTQAGSEVSALLGRMPSAVGYQPTLQTEMGALQERITSTKNGSITSVQAVYVPADDLTDPAPATTFAHLDATTVLSRAITELGIYPAVDPLESTSRILDPHIVGEDHYNVARGVQEILQKYKELQDIIAILGMDELSEEDKLVVSRARKVQRFLSQPFHVATQFTGLEGRYVPISETIQGFKEILEGKHDDVPEGYFLNAGNIDDVLARVK from the coding sequence ATGGCAAATAAGAATATAGGAAAGATTACCCAGGTAATCGGTGCCGTACTTGACCTCAAGTTCGTAGAAGGCAATTTGCCGGAGATTAACGAAGCCGTTGAGATTATAAGAAAAGACGGCGGACGGCTTGTGGTAGAGGTGGCTCAGCACCTGGGTGATGATACAGTCAGATGTATTGCCATGGGACCAACAGACGGCCTTGTGCGCGGCATGGATGCCGTTGCAACAGGCGCGCCGATCTCGGTTCCGGTTGGCGAGGCAACACTTGGCCGTATCTTTAATGTGCTGGGAGAGCCGATTGATGAGAAACCTGCACCGACAGGTGTAGAGTATGCTCCGATTCACAGAAAAGCCCCCAGCTTTGAGGAACAGGCAACAGAGACAGAGATGCTTGAGACTGGTATCAAGGTCGTAGACCTTCTCTGCCCGTATCAGAAGGGTGGTAAGATTGGTCTGTTCGGCGGTGCCGGTGTAGGTAAGACGGTTCTTATTCAGGAGCTGATTACCAATATCGCTACCGAGCACGGTGGATATTCCGTATTTACCGGTGTAGGTGAGCGTACCCGTGAGGGTAACGATTTGTATTATGAGATGACAGAGTCGGGAGTTATCAAGAAGACAGCCATGGTATTCGGTCAGATGAACGAACCGCCTGGGGCTCGTATGAGAGTTGGACTTGCCGGACTGACATTGGCAGAGTATTTTCGTGATAAGGGTGGAAAGGACGTACTTCTTTTCATCGACAACATTTTCCGTTTTACGCAGGCAGGTTCTGAGGTGTCCGCTCTTCTGGGACGTATGCCTTCAGCCGTAGGTTATCAGCCGACACTGCAGACGGAGATGGGGGCTCTTCAGGAGCGTATTACTTCAACAAAGAACGGTTCTATCACATCCGTACAGGCTGTATACGTGCCGGCTGACGACTTGACCGACCCGGCTCCGGCTACTACATTCGCCCATCTGGATGCGACTACCGTACTTTCACGTGCGATCACAGAGCTTGGTATTTACCCGGCAGTAGACCCGCTGGAGTCTACTTCCCGTATTCTGGATCCGCACATTGTGGGAGAGGATCACTATAATGTTGCCAGAGGTGTACAGGAGATTCTTCAGAAATACAAAGAACTGCAGGATATCATCGCAATTCTTGGTATGGATGAGCTTTCCGAGGAGGATAAGCTGGTAGTATCCCGTGCCAGAAAGGTACAGAGATTCCTGTCTCAGCCGTTCCACGTTGCGACGCAGTTCACCGGTCTGGAGGGACGTTATGTACCCATCAGCGAGACGATTCAGGGCTTCAAGGAGATTCTGGAAGGTAAACATGATGATGTGCCGGAAGGATATTTCCTGAATGCAGGTAATATTGATGACGTGCTTGCCCGTGTGAAATAG
- the atpC gene encoding ATP synthase F1 subunit epsilon codes for MADKFKLSIISPDKMFLDGEAEFLEFTSTEGEMGVYAKHIPLTTILEPCVMKIHSDGEVKKAAILGGFVEILKDKITVLAEDAQWPGDIDVARAKAAMKRAEDRLTARQEGIDMVRAEAALKRAIARIGAVE; via the coding sequence ATGGCAGATAAATTTAAACTTAGTATTATTTCTCCGGATAAGATGTTTCTTGATGGCGAGGCGGAATTCCTGGAATTCACCAGCACTGAGGGTGAGATGGGTGTGTATGCAAAGCATATCCCGCTGACTACCATACTGGAGCCTTGCGTAATGAAGATTCATAGTGATGGAGAGGTCAAAAAAGCGGCGATTTTGGGAGGGTTTGTTGAGATCCTGAAAGACAAGATTACCGTTTTGGCAGAGGATGCACAGTGGCCCGGAGATATTGACGTGGCGCGTGCCAAGGCTGCAATGAAACGTGCGGAAGATCGGCTTACTGCAAGGCAGGAAGGGATTGATATGGTTCGCGCGGAGGCTGCACTTAAGAGGGCGATTGCCCGGATTGGGGCGGTTGAATAA
- a CDS encoding PH domain-containing protein codes for MKEKRGYLKWVSRGSVLVCLGTIALIGIFWRRIPERIPTHYNWEGAVDSWGDKTSLILLVVVMLFLLGMMKITEYFLKTGAESKSTSESEKEQYSAVYPMIVWMDFLMELMFAYILFCSAAARTVGKWFLLVCVIGISVPVVYYLIIRRRRGDAECVDSEKGKITRKELREIYAQQEALESGEVYRTKIDWWLGLILGSALLLPFGILLEVFMEEGRIEWVTLFTGILIIVMCVPMFFIRYTLYADHIKIDVVIYGKERIPYKDITGIKSTHNPLSSAAMSLDRVQIDYVKNGRHEMTMISPVRKKEFIQKLEKYAGLT; via the coding sequence ATGAAGGAGAAGCGAGGTTACTTGAAGTGGGTCAGCAGGGGATCGGTTTTGGTATGTTTGGGAACGATTGCCTTGATAGGAATCTTCTGGAGGAGGATTCCTGAGAGAATACCTACGCATTATAACTGGGAAGGGGCTGTAGATTCCTGGGGAGATAAGACTTCGCTTATTCTTTTGGTTGTGGTGATGCTGTTTTTGTTGGGAATGATGAAGATTACGGAGTATTTTTTGAAAACGGGAGCGGAATCTAAGAGTACTTCGGAGAGTGAGAAGGAGCAGTATTCGGCAGTTTATCCGATGATTGTTTGGATGGACTTTTTGATGGAATTGATGTTTGCTTATATTTTGTTTTGTTCAGCGGCGGCGAGAACAGTGGGAAAATGGTTCTTGCTGGTCTGTGTAATTGGGATAAGTGTTCCGGTGGTTTATTATTTGATCATAAGGCGGCGAAGGGGTGACGCGGAGTGTGTAGACAGTGAGAAGGGGAAGATTACCAGAAAAGAATTAAGAGAGATCTATGCGCAGCAGGAGGCGCTAGAGAGTGGTGAGGTCTATCGGACGAAGATCGATTGGTGGCTGGGGTTGATTCTTGGGAGTGCACTTTTGCTGCCGTTTGGAATCTTGTTGGAGGTATTTATGGAGGAGGGAAGGATAGAGTGGGTGACGCTGTTCACTGGAATTCTGATAATTGTTATGTGCGTGCCTATGTTTTTTATCAGGTATACACTTTATGCGGACCATATTAAGATAGATGTCGTCATTTATGGAAAGGAGAGGATTCCTTATAAGGATATTACGGGAATAAAGTCAACGCATAATCCGCTCTCATCGGCGGCGATGTCGCTTGACCGGGTGCAGATTGATTATGTAAAGAATGGAAGGCACGAGATGACGATGATTTCTCCTGTGAGGAAGAAGGAATTTATTCAGAAATTGGAGAAATATGCTGGATTAACTTAG
- a CDS encoding helix-turn-helix transcriptional regulator, which produces MVLLSDKYVSQMKKGVLDMLVLKLLRSEEKYGYQIIQELRDLSDGRFLLKEGTLYPILYRLEDEKMVESKWSEAEGKRVPRKYYAITALGRDALGELSKLWLEISSSVSAIMEEKENE; this is translated from the coding sequence GTGGTCCTGCTGAGTGATAAATATGTAAGTCAGATGAAAAAAGGGGTTTTGGATATGCTGGTGCTAAAACTCCTTAGGTCGGAGGAAAAGTATGGTTACCAGATCATACAGGAACTAAGGGATTTAAGTGACGGCAGGTTTCTGCTGAAGGAGGGAACACTGTACCCGATTTTGTATCGCCTTGAAGATGAAAAGATGGTCGAAAGCAAATGGAGCGAGGCGGAGGGAAAACGGGTCCCCAGAAAGTATTATGCAATTACAGCGCTGGGACGTGATGCGCTGGGCGAGCTTTCGAAGCTGTGGCTGGAGATCAGCAGCAGTGTTTCGGCAATTATGGAGGAGAAGGAAAATGAGTAA
- a CDS encoding DUF3887 domain-containing protein — protein MSKKYLRKLMKQLRCSRHRRKEIIGQLALELEARVEQGETEEAVLAQMGAPGEIAKEFNATFSIEEKRKYRREKWGRIAAVIVGILLILGIGIYWVLPKTYDIGESKIFDKEAVRQQLEQVVSFVEEEDYEALKNCSDEQMKAFFSGNDLKEAKQLFGDEWGERQAFGNMYIAEVHQMGEANAVAQFNTSYENVSVTYTLIFDEDMRLTGLWMK, from the coding sequence ATGAGTAAGAAATATTTACGTAAATTGATGAAACAATTGCGGTGCTCAAGGCATAGACGGAAAGAAATCATAGGGCAGTTGGCACTGGAGCTGGAGGCAAGGGTGGAGCAGGGAGAGACAGAGGAAGCTGTTCTGGCGCAGATGGGTGCGCCGGGGGAGATTGCGAAAGAGTTCAATGCTACTTTTTCCATAGAAGAGAAACGGAAATACAGGAGAGAAAAGTGGGGAAGGATAGCGGCTGTAATTGTAGGAATCCTTTTGATTCTGGGCATAGGTATTTACTGGGTCCTGCCTAAGACGTATGATATCGGGGAAAGTAAAATTTTCGATAAGGAAGCAGTGCGGCAGCAGCTTGAACAGGTGGTCTCATTCGTGGAGGAAGAAGACTATGAAGCGCTTAAAAACTGTTCTGATGAGCAGATGAAAGCATTTTTTAGTGGAAATGATCTAAAAGAGGCGAAGCAGTTATTTGGAGACGAATGGGGAGAACGGCAGGCGTTCGGGAATATGTATATCGCAGAAGTTCACCAGATGGGCGAGGCAAACGCGGTAGCACAGTTTAATACATCTTATGAAAATGTAAGTGTCACGTATACCCTGATTTTCGATGAGGATATGAGGCTGACAGGACTGTGGATGAAATAG
- a CDS encoding AAA family ATPase, which translates to MARTVGIGHQDFETLIRNHLFYIDKTHFIREWWENADSVTLIARPRRFGKTLNMSMLEQFFSVQYAGRSDLFEGLDIWKEERYRKLQGTYPVITISFASVKETSFVQTRKHICQIITDLYHKFDFLLKGNLLSDSEKAEYLEVCAEMEDFVLASSLKKLSNYLCRAYDRKVLIFLDEYDTPMQEAYVNGYWEEMTGCIRSLFNATFKSNPYMERSVMTGVTRVSRESVFSDLNNLEVVTTTSDKYEDSFGFTEDEVFAALKEFGILDKKDEVKAWYDGFTFGDVKDIYNPWSVINYLDKQKTGAYWANTSSNALVSKLIREGSPDVKTDFEELLKGRSLDKGIDEQIVFRELLDDENAIWSFLLASGYLKVDEHVINEPMGREEYRLSITNKEVRIMFSNMVRRWFSRESSGYNAFIRAMLRHDLKSMNGYMNRVALATISYFDTGKKPSEASEPEKFYHGFVLGLMVELADRYVITSNRESGFGRYDIMLEPLGTDDAIIIEFKVFDSSEENTLADTVKNALLQIEEEKYEAALIARGIPKERIRKYGFAFEGKKVLIGE; encoded by the coding sequence ATGGCAAGAACGGTAGGAATCGGGCATCAGGATTTTGAGACCTTGATCAGGAATCATTTGTTTTATATAGATAAGACCCATTTTATCAGGGAATGGTGGGAGAACGCGGACAGTGTTACCCTGATTGCAAGGCCCAGGCGTTTTGGAAAGACTCTGAATATGAGTATGCTGGAACAGTTCTTTTCGGTACAGTATGCAGGACGGTCGGATTTGTTTGAAGGACTGGATATCTGGAAAGAAGAGAGGTACCGTAAGTTGCAGGGAACTTACCCTGTTATCACTATTTCGTTTGCGAGTGTAAAAGAGACCTCTTTTGTTCAGACGAGGAAACATATCTGCCAGATCATCACAGACTTATACCATAAGTTTGACTTCCTTTTGAAGGGAAATTTGCTGAGTGACAGTGAGAAGGCAGAGTATTTGGAAGTGTGTGCCGAGATGGAGGATTTTGTACTTGCTTCCTCTCTGAAAAAATTGTCCAATTATTTGTGCCGTGCTTATGACCGGAAGGTTCTTATTTTCCTGGATGAGTATGATACGCCTATGCAGGAAGCCTATGTGAATGGATATTGGGAAGAGATGACGGGTTGTATCCGAAGTCTTTTTAATGCCACGTTTAAGAGCAATCCTTATATGGAACGGTCAGTGATGACAGGGGTTACAAGAGTCAGCAGAGAATCGGTGTTTTCAGACTTGAATAATTTGGAGGTGGTGACCACAACCTCTGACAAGTATGAAGATAGCTTCGGATTTACTGAAGATGAAGTGTTTGCCGCATTGAAGGAATTCGGTATTTTGGATAAAAAAGATGAAGTCAAAGCCTGGTATGACGGATTTACATTTGGAGATGTGAAGGATATTTACAATCCATGGTCAGTAATCAATTATTTGGATAAGCAGAAAACAGGCGCCTATTGGGCGAATACCAGCAGTAATGCATTGGTGAGCAAGCTGATAAGAGAAGGCAGCCCTGATGTGAAAACAGATTTTGAAGAACTGCTTAAGGGAAGGAGTCTGGATAAAGGTATTGACGAGCAGATTGTGTTCCGGGAGCTGTTAGATGATGAGAATGCAATATGGAGTTTCCTTCTTGCAAGCGGGTATTTGAAAGTAGATGAACATGTAATCAACGAGCCCATGGGAAGAGAAGAGTATCGCCTTTCTATCACGAATAAAGAAGTGCGTATTATGTTTAGTAATATGGTGCGGCGTTGGTTTTCACGGGAAAGTTCGGGGTATAATGCCTTTATCCGGGCCATGCTGCGGCATGACTTAAAGTCCATGAACGGGTATATGAATCGGGTAGCGCTGGCGACGATCAGCTATTTTGATACCGGAAAGAAACCGTCAGAGGCGTCTGAGCCGGAAAAATTCTATCATGGATTTGTACTGGGGTTGATGGTAGAACTGGCAGACCGGTATGTGATTACCTCTAACAGGGAAAGTGGATTTGGAAGATATGATATTATGTTGGAGCCGCTTGGGACAGACGACGCAATAATCATTGAGTTCAAGGTTTTTGATTCGAGTGAGGAGAATACCCTTGCAGATACGGTGAAAAATGCACTTCTGCAGATTGAGGAAGAAAAATATGAAGCTGCCCTGATTGCAAGAGGCATTCCCAAAGAGAGAATACGAAAATATGGATTTGCTTTTGAGGGTAAGAAAGTGCTGATAGGGGAGTAG
- a CDS encoding alpha-amylase family glycosyl hydrolase, with amino-acid sequence MKPHNHLPITEYAAFDKPTGEIAGFPVRPGLFGISGAMPLQNGVNFTIATHNGTSCELLLFHTGEEEPYAVLPFPEEFKIGDVYSMIVFNLDIREFEYAYRIDGPYHPEKGLLFNRNNILLDPYAKALSDQHIWGKRNQKAYHARVVNDVFDWGDMPQSTRELADLVIYELHVRGFTRHSTSNVAYPGTFAGLMEKIPYLKELGINAVELMPIFEFDETMNAREVDGKTLLEYWGYNSVCFFAPNTSYSSSPEHNHEGTELKKLIKALHSNGIEVILDVVFNHTAEGNELGPSFSFKGLDNNIYYMLTPDGNYYNFSGCGNTLNCNHPVVRQMILECLRYWTVNYRIDGFRFDLASILGRNQDGSPSNNPPLLQALAYDPLLSNVKLIAEAWDAGGLYQVGRFPAHLRWAEWNGRYRDAIRGYLKGDNWNAIDAAWCVAGSGDLYGGYTSEHNNNYAGYNSCVNFLTCHDGFTLYDLYSYNEKHNEINGWNNTDGANDNRSWNCGAEGETNDPEVLKLRYRMIRNACAVLLSSRGTPMFLAGDEFGNTQFGNNNSYCQDNEISWLDWSLLEKNRSLFEFFKFMINYRFRHPIISRKLPDAICGMDAIHAHSADGRRTNIDRDTRFFASSFAGYDRKKGKDDIVYVAINSYWEDVPITLPEARGYFWFLSVNTYGDGQGRYCYPENEEIRIDGSFVMRPRSVAIFTARQM; translated from the coding sequence ATGAAGCCTCATAACCATTTACCAATTACAGAATATGCCGCTTTTGACAAACCCACCGGCGAGATTGCGGGCTTTCCGGTCCGTCCCGGACTATTTGGGATCAGCGGGGCCATGCCGCTCCAAAACGGAGTGAATTTTACCATCGCCACCCACAACGGCACCTCCTGTGAGCTGCTTTTATTTCACACCGGAGAGGAAGAACCCTACGCCGTACTTCCATTTCCCGAGGAATTTAAGATCGGAGACGTCTACTCCATGATCGTCTTTAATCTGGATATCCGGGAATTTGAATACGCTTACCGGATAGACGGTCCTTATCACCCGGAGAAAGGGCTTTTATTCAACCGCAACAACATTTTGCTCGACCCCTATGCGAAAGCTCTGAGTGACCAGCATATCTGGGGAAAACGTAATCAAAAAGCCTACCATGCGCGGGTCGTGAACGATGTGTTCGACTGGGGTGATATGCCGCAGTCCACACGGGAGCTTGCGGATCTGGTGATCTATGAACTGCATGTCAGAGGTTTTACCCGGCACTCTACCTCCAACGTGGCGTATCCCGGCACCTTCGCCGGATTGATGGAGAAAATCCCTTATTTAAAGGAACTCGGGATCAATGCTGTTGAACTGATGCCGATTTTTGAGTTCGACGAGACCATGAATGCGAGGGAGGTGGATGGAAAGACTCTGCTGGAATACTGGGGCTATAATTCTGTCTGTTTCTTTGCTCCCAATACCAGCTATTCGTCCTCGCCGGAGCATAATCACGAGGGTACGGAACTGAAAAAACTGATCAAAGCCCTGCATTCCAACGGAATAGAGGTCATTCTGGACGTTGTATTCAATCATACTGCCGAAGGAAATGAGCTCGGCCCCTCTTTTAGCTTTAAGGGGCTGGACAATAATATTTACTATATGCTGACGCCCGATGGAAACTACTATAATTTCAGCGGCTGCGGAAATACCCTGAATTGCAATCACCCTGTGGTGAGGCAGATGATTCTGGAGTGCCTGCGCTACTGGACGGTCAATTACCGGATCGACGGATTCCGCTTCGATCTGGCCAGTATCCTGGGGCGTAACCAGGACGGATCCCCCAGCAATAATCCGCCGCTTTTACAGGCGCTTGCCTATGACCCGCTGCTCAGCAACGTAAAGCTGATCGCAGAGGCCTGGGACGCCGGTGGGCTGTATCAGGTAGGACGTTTTCCCGCACATCTGCGCTGGGCGGAATGGAACGGAAGATACCGTGATGCCATCAGAGGCTACCTGAAAGGGGATAACTGGAATGCCATTGACGCCGCATGGTGCGTAGCCGGTTCCGGAGATCTGTACGGCGGGTATACTTCTGAGCATAACAACAATTATGCAGGCTACAATTCCTGCGTCAATTTCCTGACCTGCCATGATGGATTTACGCTATACGATCTTTATTCTTACAATGAAAAGCATAACGAGATCAATGGCTGGAATAACACTGATGGTGCAAATGATAACCGTAGTTGGAACTGTGGCGCCGAGGGCGAGACCAACGATCCTGAGGTGCTAAAGCTGCGCTACCGCATGATCCGCAACGCCTGTGCCGTGCTTCTCTCCAGCCGCGGAACTCCTATGTTCCTGGCGGGCGACGAATTCGGAAACACGCAGTTCGGAAACAATAACTCTTACTGTCAGGACAATGAAATTTCCTGGCTGGATTGGAGTCTGCTGGAAAAGAACCGCAGCCTCTTTGAATTTTTCAAATTCATGATAAACTATCGTTTCCGTCACCCCATCATCAGCCGGAAGCTGCCCGATGCGATCTGCGGTATGGACGCCATTCACGCCCACAGCGCAGACGGCCGCCGCACCAATATCGACCGGGATACCCGGTTCTTCGCAAGCAGCTTCGCGGGATATGACAGGAAGAAGGGGAAAGATGATATTGTCTATGTCGCCATCAATTCCTACTGGGAAGACGTACCTATTACCCTCCCGGAAGCACGTGGTTATTTCTGGTTTCTAAGTGTGAATACCTACGGCGATGGACAGGGGCGTTACTGCTACCCGGAGAATGAAGAGATCCGCATCGACGGCAGCTTCGTCATGCGCCCACGGTCTGTGGCGATTTTTACGGCAAGACAGATGTAA
- the fliB gene encoding flagellin lysine-N-methylase yields the protein MLYTIPDYYKEFRCIAGACEDTCCAGWQIVVDEKSLKKYKKVEGPFARKLRRSVNWKEGTFRQEENRRCAFLNEKNLCDLYTALGKKSLCRTCRLYPRHVEEFENVREITLSLSCPEAARLILGKTEPVHFLSCEKEGEEEYEDFDPLLYSALVQTREVMLEILQDRTKATKAIQVRGALVLGIAHDLQFRMNRGMLFSYEEILEKYRKPSAALFVEERYENWKQDMGKCYDDAQTFFANLYDLEILRQEWKANLDESAYLLYGKGAVEYQKLQEHFQRWQKRHFPELDVMKEQILVYFIFTYLCGAVYDGNVYAKVKMAVLSTFLICELLAARWSKNGETLEFEDIVEVVYRFSREIEHSDLNLERMERCRLHL from the coding sequence ATGCTATATACAATCCCAGATTACTATAAAGAGTTCCGGTGCATCGCCGGAGCGTGTGAGGATACCTGCTGCGCGGGGTGGCAGATCGTGGTCGATGAGAAGTCGCTCAAAAAGTACAAAAAAGTCGAAGGGCCATTTGCCCGAAAACTCAGGCGAAGCGTCAACTGGAAAGAGGGAACCTTCCGGCAGGAAGAAAATCGAAGATGCGCATTCCTAAACGAAAAGAACCTGTGCGACCTGTATACGGCCTTGGGGAAGAAGAGCCTTTGCCGGACTTGCCGGTTGTATCCCAGGCATGTGGAGGAATTTGAAAATGTCCGGGAGATTACGCTGTCCCTGTCCTGCCCGGAGGCGGCGCGCCTCATTCTTGGGAAAACAGAGCCGGTGCATTTCTTAAGCTGCGAGAAGGAAGGGGAGGAAGAGTATGAGGATTTTGACCCGCTTCTTTATTCCGCGCTGGTTCAGACAAGGGAAGTGATGCTGGAAATCCTTCAGGACCGGACGAAAGCGACGAAAGCAATCCAGGTTCGCGGCGCGCTGGTGCTCGGGATCGCTCATGATCTTCAGTTCAGAATGAATAGAGGAATGCTATTTTCTTATGAAGAGATCCTGGAGAAGTACCGCAAGCCGTCTGCCGCATTATTCGTGGAGGAAAGGTACGAAAACTGGAAACAGGATATGGGGAAATGTTATGACGATGCACAGACATTTTTCGCAAATTTATATGATTTGGAGATTTTGCGCCAGGAGTGGAAGGCAAATCTGGACGAGAGCGCCTATCTACTTTACGGAAAAGGCGCGGTCGAATATCAAAAATTGCAGGAGCATTTTCAAAGATGGCAGAAGAGACATTTCCCGGAATTGGACGTGATGAAGGAGCAGATTCTAGTCTATTTTATATTTACGTACCTATGTGGGGCGGTTTACGATGGCAATGTATATGCGAAAGTAAAAATGGCAGTCCTCTCTACCTTCCTGATCTGCGAGCTCTTGGCGGCAAGGTGGAGTAAGAATGGGGAAACACTGGAATTTGAGGATATTGTGGAAGTAGTGTATCGGTTTTCGCGGGAAATCGAACACTCGGATCTAAATTTAGAGCGGATGGAACGGTGCCGTTTGCATTTGTAA